The Gordonia terrae genome contains the following window.
GGATGTCGTACGACAACACCGTCGCACTCGGTGCGAGCACCTGGCGGCACGTCGCCTTCATCGAACAGAACTCCGACCGCATCGCCGAGGCCCGCGAATCCGGCCGCATGCTGGTCGGTCTCGGGATGCCCGCCATGCCCGAACACGAGGGATCCGGTGGTGCCGATCAACCGGTCGGTACCACCCTCCCGCCGGCTGAGCCGGCGAGGAGCGAAGCCGCCGGGCCGAGCAAGCGACGAAGGAGCGCGTCGAGGTCGACGAGCCGAGTCGAAGTCCCGGACACCCCCGAGTTCCGCTGGCTGATGTCGTCGGATGTGTGCAAGCACTGCACCCATGCGGGATGCCTCGACGTCTGCCCGACCGGCGCGCTCTTCCGCACCGAGTTCGGCACCGTGGTGATCCAGGACGACGTCTGCAACGGGTGCGGGACGTGCGTCGCGGGATGCCCGTTCGGCGTCGTCGAACGTCGCGCCGACGGCACCGCGGCCCCGACGACGCGTTCCGGCGAGCGCAAGGGTGAACAGCCCGATGTGCCCAAACGCGGTGTCGCACAGAAGTGCACGCTCTGCTACGACCGCTTGGTCGACGACGAGACGCCCGCGTGCGCCAAGACCTGTCCGACCACGTCGATCAAGTACGGCGACCACGACGACCTCGTCGACGACGCCCACGCCCGCGTCCGGGCGCTGCACGATCAAGGCATGACCGAGGCGCGGCTGTACGGTGCCAACCCGAATGACGGTGTGGGAGGCACGGGTTCGGTGTTCTTGCTGCTCGACGAACCGGAGGTCTACGGGCTGCCGCCGGACCCGCGGGTGTGCACCGCCGACCTGCCGGCCATGTACAAACGCGCCGGGATCGCCGCCGCCGGAATGCTCGCCGCCGCCGCACTCTCGTTTCTGCGGGGCGGCCGATGACCTCGTCGGAGTTCGACTCGTTCCGTCCGCCGGAGCCGCCCCGGCGGCGCGGCCGGGGTTTCGGCCGTGGCGGACAACGCAAGCCACGCAAGAACTTCGGCCAGGACGACGGCAACCGTGAGATGTCGATGGTTCCTGACGCCGAGTTCACCTCGTACTACGGACATCCCGTGGTCAAACCGCCGCCCTGGGACGAGAAGGTCGCCGCCTACCTGTTCCTGGGCGGTGTCGCCGGCGGTTCCGGTGTCCTCGCCGCCGGCGCACAGCTCACCGGACGGGATGTGTTGCGCCGCAACGCCCGTCTCGGCGGCCTCGGCGCTGTGGGCCTGGGTGCGATCGCGCTCGTCGC
Protein-coding sequences here:
- a CDS encoding 4Fe-4S dicluster domain-containing protein, which codes for MGQLSGPSDPSVDAHWATHESRKGFFTDTSICIGCKACEVACKEWNSNPRDGDLALTGMSYDNTVALGASTWRHVAFIEQNSDRIAEARESGRMLVGLGMPAMPEHEGSGGADQPVGTTLPPAEPARSEAAGPSKRRRSASRSTSRVEVPDTPEFRWLMSSDVCKHCTHAGCLDVCPTGALFRTEFGTVVIQDDVCNGCGTCVAGCPFGVVERRADGTAAPTTRSGERKGEQPDVPKRGVAQKCTLCYDRLVDDETPACAKTCPTTSIKYGDHDDLVDDAHARVRALHDQGMTEARLYGANPNDGVGGTGSVFLLLDEPEVYGLPPDPRVCTADLPAMYKRAGIAAAGMLAAAALSFLRGGR